A window of Littorina saxatilis isolate snail1 linkage group LG7, US_GU_Lsax_2.0, whole genome shotgun sequence contains these coding sequences:
- the LOC138971982 gene encoding uncharacterized protein, giving the protein MNHQNIASVHGEHSMLFIYDPKCQYQGATYMTEGSSVSEFECGHTQHCQDPAHAAIITSTQELYNVTQCVCQGDVSGFFARLKIDNGGEPQPTAISSNCQDRAICQNQAYHNCFRNEEWSRKYCSERCGYCDDGWISMEGGESHKYRLVSVSGDNDTSCVALCEDHEVRVVEVGCFGANQYAKPMLCKTAAGSVGDTDDLLQCPTVSTTSSDITTDERSTTDVTSEQTSSGSESTAVGATTEATTRKPTTTTLDTITTPTTTTTTPTTTTTTPTTTTTTPTTTTTTPTTTTTTPTTTTPESTTTTTTTQPTTTTTTTTATPTTESTTSTEPSTELHTSTSPSETTISEATSESSSAGNRITPPFDELKCRMICDPGTTDNAQSTTDATTEDSTAASSEVSVKKTAKSDASTVAQATPFWGHYPATYSTMCNITSPEHPPNMTREEFLEVLAEQLRKELTVNVSSLSKTRLKKISAPDHRKSSQTAGYMAVGFLATVGLLLMLSDCNRLCMYVGGYQKTTEPRTSEKISE; this is encoded by the exons GCAGTGTGTCCGAGTTTGAGTGTGGTCACACCCAGCACTGCCAGGACCCAGCTCACGCCGCCATCATCACATCCACGCAGGAACTGTACAACGTCACGCAGTGCGTCTGTCAGGGTGACGTCAGTGGTTTCTTCGCGCGTCTCAAGATTGACAACG GTGGAGAACCTCAACCGACCGCAATATCCAGCAACTGCCAAGACAGGGCTATCTGTCAGAACCAAGCCTATCACAACTGCTTCAGAAACGAAGAGTGGTCACGCAAGTACTGCTCGGAGCGCTGTGGCTACTGCGACGACGGCTGGATAAGTATGGAAGGCGGGGAGTCCCACAAGTACAGGTTGGTGTCTGTGAGCGGTGACAACGACACGAGCTGTGTAGCGCTGTGTGAAGACCACGAGGTGCGCGTGGTGGAGGTGGGATGTTTCGGCGCCAACCAGTACGCCAAGCCTATGCTGTGTAAGACTGCTGCGGGGAGTGTGGGGGATACTGACGATCTTCTTCAGTGTCCTACTGTGTCCACCACGTCGTCAGACATCACCACTGATGAGCGAAGCACGACTGACGTCACGTCGGAGCAAACGAGTTCAGGTTCTGAATCGACTGCGGTAGGAGCGACCACAGAAGCGACCACACGTAAGCCAACGACAACGACTTTGGACACAATAACGACACCAACTACCACAACAACGACgccaacaaccacaacaacgacaccaacaaccacaacaacgacaccaacaaccacaacaacgacaccaacaaccacaacaacgacACCAACCACCACAACTCCTGAGtcgacaacaaccacaaccaccacacaGCCGACCACTACAACTACTACCACGACGGCAACACCAACAACGGAGTCCACAACATCCACAGAACCGAGCACGGAGCTACACACATCCACCTCTCCATCGGAGACAACCATTTCAGAAGCCACCTCCGAATCTAGTTCAGCAGGAAACAGAATCACGCCTCCCTTTGACGAACTCAAATGCCGAATGATCTGTGATCCTGGTACCACAGACAATGCACAAAGCACCACAGATGCCACAACGGAAGACAGCACTGCAGCCTCTTCTGAAGTATCTGTCAAGAAGACGGCAAAGTCAGACGCCTCAACCGTTGCCCAAGCTACGCCCTTCTGGGGTCATTACCCCGCCACATACTCCACAATGTGCAACATCACCTCTCCAGAACACCCGCCTAACATGACGCGAGAAGAGTTCCTGGAGGTCCTGGCAGAGCAGTTGAGGAAGGAACTGACCGTCAACGTCAGCTCGCTGTCCAAGACTCGCTTGAAAAAGATCTCCGCTCCCGACCACCGGAAGTCGTCTCAGACTGCTGGATACATGGCCGTGGGGTTTCTGGCCACAGTGGGACTGCTGTTGATGCTGTCCGACTGTAACAGGCTCTGCATGTACGTCGGTGGATATCAGAAAACGACCGAGCCACGcacatctgagaaaataagtgaGTGA